From Methanocella paludicola SANAE, a single genomic window includes:
- a CDS encoding glucose 1-dehydrogenase: MKAVVCTPGQKDSVRVIDMERPRCGPGEVLVRVHSIGVDGTDEEINEGLYGEAPEGCDFLVIGHEAVGIVEESGAGVRCTRPGDVVVATVRRPCPERCLNCRNHQPDFCLTGDYLERGIKGLHGFMAEYYTESMDYVIQLPRELLDTGSLLEPLSVVEKGIRESLRVQQRMLWEPRRALVLGAGPLGLLATFILRDMGLDVYTLATRERTSPKARVAEVSGARYIDVGEEPLDTLPEKHGPFDIIVEATGYSPYAFRAMELVNRNGVVCLAGLSPKKKDHALCTDCINMSMVLDNKAALGTVSASRRDFEKGVDRMLSIRNKWPGLLESLFTKKESLDSAPRALRRTKEDIKAVVVAT; encoded by the coding sequence ATGAAAGCTGTCGTCTGCACGCCAGGGCAAAAAGACAGCGTACGGGTCATCGACATGGAGAGGCCCCGCTGCGGCCCGGGCGAGGTGCTGGTCAGGGTGCACAGCATCGGAGTCGACGGCACGGACGAGGAGATTAACGAGGGCCTGTACGGGGAAGCCCCGGAGGGCTGCGATTTTTTAGTCATCGGCCACGAGGCCGTGGGCATAGTGGAGGAGTCGGGAGCGGGCGTTCGGTGCACCCGGCCGGGGGACGTGGTCGTGGCCACGGTGCGCCGTCCCTGCCCCGAGCGATGCCTGAACTGCCGGAACCACCAGCCCGATTTCTGCCTGACGGGCGATTATCTCGAGAGAGGCATTAAGGGCCTGCACGGGTTCATGGCCGAATATTATACCGAGTCCATGGACTACGTGATCCAGCTCCCGCGGGAGCTGCTGGATACAGGCTCTCTCCTCGAGCCGCTGAGCGTCGTTGAGAAGGGCATCCGCGAATCCCTCAGGGTCCAGCAGCGCATGCTGTGGGAGCCCCGGCGGGCCCTGGTGCTGGGCGCGGGGCCGCTGGGCCTGCTGGCGACCTTCATCCTCCGGGACATGGGGCTGGATGTGTACACGCTGGCGACACGGGAGCGGACGAGCCCAAAGGCCCGTGTGGCCGAAGTCTCGGGCGCCAGGTACATAGACGTGGGCGAGGAGCCCCTGGACACGTTGCCTGAAAAGCACGGGCCGTTCGACATTATCGTCGAGGCCACGGGCTATAGCCCGTACGCCTTCAGGGCCATGGAGCTCGTGAACAGGAATGGCGTCGTGTGCCTGGCAGGGCTCTCACCAAAAAAGAAGGACCACGCTCTCTGTACCGACTGCATTAACATGAGCATGGTGCTCGATAACAAGGCCGCGCTAGGGACTGTGAGCGCCAGCCGCCGGGACTTCGAGAAGGGCGTCGACAGGATGTTGTCGATACGCAACAAATGGCCGGGGCTTCTGGAAAGCCTATTCACTAAGAAAGAGAGCCTGGATAGCGCCCCCCGGGCGTTGCGCCGCACTAAAGAGGATATTAAGGCGGTCGTCGTAGCCACGTGA
- a CDS encoding DUF5667 domain-containing protein, with protein MIKKITVMFVTLVLLATIAPVSLADSGGQKHYSGLVGADSPLYGLKVGFQNLDLALTFNNTEKLKKQMDLADERVAEYQDAVEEENIAAMDAAADQYSATLTAMTETSEAPDVDQEVYSNLVTLLYHHKEVFYLTADQITDETPDDLTDNPKLLDLTYYVQNRTVELTEQIIKMKNGMPFYYYNGEQYFVPPGQAKKLEAGVIGNTINNGSKVPPGLAKKSYKTPTPTITNGSAVWPWDQIDYTSSTKGNGKGNGNGNNKNK; from the coding sequence ATGATCAAGAAGATTACCGTGATGTTCGTAACGCTCGTGCTACTGGCGACCATTGCGCCGGTGTCCCTCGCGGACTCGGGCGGCCAGAAACATTATAGTGGCCTGGTCGGCGCCGACTCGCCCCTGTATGGCCTGAAGGTCGGCTTCCAGAACCTCGACCTGGCCCTGACGTTCAACAACACCGAGAAGCTTAAGAAGCAGATGGACCTCGCGGACGAGAGAGTCGCCGAGTATCAGGATGCAGTGGAGGAGGAAAATATAGCTGCGATGGATGCGGCGGCAGACCAATATTCAGCGACGCTCACGGCAATGACCGAGACGAGTGAGGCCCCGGACGTCGATCAGGAAGTCTACTCGAACCTTGTGACCTTACTGTATCACCACAAGGAAGTCTTTTACCTGACTGCAGACCAAATCACGGATGAGACCCCTGATGACCTTACAGACAATCCGAAGCTCCTGGACTTGACGTACTATGTCCAGAACCGCACGGTCGAGCTCACTGAACAGATCATCAAGATGAAGAACGGCATGCCGTTCTACTACTACAACGGCGAGCAGTACTTCGTCCCGCCAGGCCAGGCGAAGAAGCTGGAGGCCGGAGTCATAGGTAACACCATCAACAATGGCAGCAAGGTGCCTCCGGGACTGGCGAAGAAGAGCTACAAGACCCCGACTCCTACCATCACAAACGGTAGTGCAGTATGGCCCTGGGACCAGATCGACTACACGTCGAGCACCAAGGGCAACGGCAAGGGGAACGGCAACGGCAACAATAAAAATAAATAA
- a CDS encoding AMP phosphorylase: MKLKAQPYDIEVGRYEIIVNALDADELGIHAGDRVQVKNRDTITAVVETTDAIVPQGRLGIYREAWEALKAVPDEVVDVLPASKPSSVSSIKKKMDRQKLTNEELHDIIADIVDGNLTEVELTAFVTASYIYGMDADEIEWMTRAMVKTGDQISFDTHPVMDHHSIGGVPGNKITLCVVPIIAAAGLLIPKTSSRAITGAGGSADLMEILAPVSFSAEDVKKMTTKVGGCIVWGGATNIAPADDKIISVEYPLSIDPKSQLIASVMAKKYAVGADTMVLDIPMGNESKIPTIQEARKLARDFIDLGDRLKMRVECAITYGGSPIGRTIGGGLEVREAMAMLEKYEGPTSFMEKTIAISGMMLEMGGVSAKGEGQKMAAEIVKSGKALKKFKEIIEVQGGDPNVTSEQVPVGDKVATVLSPQDGYVLEIYNKRLVAVCRIAGAPHDKGAGILIHKKKGEYVKKGDGLFTIYADKEWKLDAAIKESLRDPIMFVEGMILEKVQVV, from the coding sequence ATGAAGCTAAAGGCACAGCCATATGACATCGAGGTAGGGCGATACGAGATCATCGTCAACGCGCTGGACGCGGACGAGCTGGGAATACACGCCGGGGACCGCGTGCAGGTCAAGAACAGGGACACGATCACCGCCGTCGTGGAGACGACGGACGCCATCGTTCCCCAGGGCAGGCTGGGAATATACCGGGAGGCATGGGAGGCGCTCAAGGCGGTGCCAGACGAGGTGGTCGACGTGCTGCCCGCGAGCAAGCCAAGCTCGGTCTCGTCCATAAAGAAAAAAATGGACAGGCAGAAGCTTACTAACGAGGAGCTGCACGACATCATCGCGGACATCGTCGACGGCAACCTCACCGAGGTGGAGCTTACGGCCTTCGTCACGGCCTCTTACATCTACGGCATGGACGCCGACGAGATCGAGTGGATGACCAGGGCCATGGTCAAGACGGGCGACCAGATCTCGTTCGACACGCACCCGGTCATGGACCACCACAGCATCGGCGGCGTGCCCGGCAACAAGATCACGCTGTGCGTGGTGCCCATCATCGCGGCCGCGGGCCTGCTAATACCGAAGACGAGCAGCCGGGCCATCACCGGCGCCGGCGGCAGCGCCGACCTGATGGAGATCCTGGCGCCCGTGAGCTTCAGCGCCGAGGACGTCAAGAAGATGACCACGAAGGTGGGCGGCTGCATCGTGTGGGGCGGCGCGACGAACATCGCCCCCGCGGACGATAAGATAATAAGCGTCGAGTACCCGCTCTCCATCGACCCGAAATCGCAGCTCATCGCCTCCGTCATGGCCAAGAAGTACGCCGTGGGCGCGGACACCATGGTGCTGGACATCCCCATGGGCAACGAGTCCAAGATCCCCACCATCCAGGAGGCCAGGAAGCTGGCCAGGGACTTCATCGATCTGGGGGACAGGCTGAAGATGCGCGTGGAGTGCGCCATCACGTACGGCGGCTCCCCCATCGGCAGGACCATCGGCGGGGGCCTGGAGGTCAGGGAGGCCATGGCCATGCTCGAGAAGTACGAGGGCCCCACGAGCTTCATGGAGAAGACCATCGCCATCTCGGGCATGATGCTGGAGATGGGCGGCGTGTCCGCGAAGGGCGAGGGCCAGAAGATGGCCGCCGAGATCGTGAAGAGCGGCAAAGCGCTTAAAAAGTTCAAGGAGATCATCGAGGTCCAGGGCGGCGACCCGAACGTCACGTCCGAGCAGGTCCCGGTGGGCGACAAGGTCGCGACCGTGCTCTCCCCGCAGGACGGCTACGTGCTCGAGATATACAACAAGCGCCTCGTGGCCGTGTGCCGCATCGCCGGCGCGCCCCACGACAAGGGCGCCGGCATACTCATCCACAAGAAGAAGGGCGAGTACGTGAAGAAGGGCGACGGCCTGTTCACCATTTACGCCGATAAGGAATGGAAGCTGGACGCTGCGATCAAAGAGTCGCTGAGGGACCCGATCATGTTCGTCGAGGGCATGATCCTGGAGAAGGTGCAGGTCGTATAA
- a CDS encoding type II toxin-antitoxin system VapC family toxin gives MSIVKSRLRLYLNTDVILSLLTNESGKGENVAKLLYQAADGKYQVLVSEHTAYELLRLGVPMEYVNQVLRPLLLLNGSDVLVANSDIMRSAERTMRQYEMPFMRALHVVFAQRNNSLVLTRDIDFTNSARALVGIMTPEDLL, from the coding sequence ATGTCGATAGTGAAGAGCCGGCTCAGGCTTTACCTGAATACTGACGTCATCCTTAGCCTGCTTACGAACGAGTCGGGGAAGGGGGAGAACGTTGCGAAGCTCCTCTACCAGGCGGCCGACGGCAAGTACCAGGTGCTGGTTTCCGAGCACACTGCCTACGAGCTGCTGAGGCTCGGGGTGCCGATGGAGTACGTCAACCAGGTGCTGCGCCCCTTACTGTTGTTGAACGGCAGCGACGTCCTGGTGGCCAACTCTGACATCATGCGCTCGGCCGAGCGTACCATGCGGCAGTACGAGATGCCCTTCATGCGCGCCCTTCACGTGGTGTTCGCCCAGAGGAATAACTCGCTCGTGCTCACCCGTGACATCGACTTCACCAACAGCGCCCGCGCTCTGGTGGGCATCATGACGCCCGAGGATCTTTTATAA
- a CDS encoding DUF5814 domain-containing protein — MSLIIVVTPYKRDDFKVYPIRDEGSPLFVGVLSLQRTDKGMRPLRIRVVREKEDEYLPVPSFVDLLKAASAIMAASMDPAREAALDSMLEAYQLGSNKVNVCRFCLLEDRITFKRPDMVRYKDELICMDCAKKELKREVSYKGRITKAGLDRLESLLVKTKDLGRIIALLTPSNLPPELTRFDIIPASPDRVKAVRVGDLDLEPRLKQALSMDELLPVQAKSVQAGLLKGESQLVVSATATGKTLIGEMAGVNNLLRGKGKMLFLVPLVALANQKYEQFKKRYGQLAKVSIRVGTSRIALNSLKMNVNLGSDIIVGTYEALDFVLRKGERGPGVEPLKNIGTVVIDEVHMLEDEERGHRLDGMIARLRACAPGAQFIFLSATIGNPKEIAKHLHARLVEYEHRPVPLERHLIFAGAHEKNRLIEEYATREYSKTSSKGFHGQTIVFTNSRKKCHQISQSLRIQSAPYHAGLTYVQRKSVEDRFGKGELKVVVTTAALAAGVDFPASQVIFESLTMGREWLSVSEFQQMQGRAGRPDYHDLGRVVILADPEFDLSGETEEEVAFRILGGGAEHVNVLYDEPEQMEECLANACIASTEADIRRTNEATLGISSDTKYLIDRCVDKGLMIRENGRVRNTPLGRAIATHFLKVEDAFLIRDRVYKKARPLDIAVELEPFDAAYFRNAERLSRILGVNVPSRAFSPASLDIVFSGESIAKMDRSLQAQFTDFAREFLDCVCEDAPFCGCPERKFSKKIVEYRLQGKDPRGISRAIAADYDLSAFDGDILGYLDRLTRNLDAIGEIARILNKHEAARDAKALAQQIEDAE; from the coding sequence ATGTCATTGATCATCGTCGTCACGCCGTACAAGAGGGACGATTTCAAGGTCTACCCCATCCGGGACGAGGGGAGCCCCCTCTTCGTCGGCGTGCTATCGCTTCAAAGGACCGACAAGGGCATGCGCCCGCTGAGGATCAGGGTCGTCCGGGAAAAGGAGGACGAGTACCTGCCGGTCCCCTCCTTTGTGGACCTGCTCAAGGCGGCTTCGGCCATCATGGCCGCGTCCATGGACCCCGCCCGGGAGGCGGCGCTCGACAGCATGCTCGAGGCCTACCAGCTCGGCTCCAATAAGGTGAACGTGTGCCGGTTCTGCCTCCTGGAGGACCGGATCACGTTCAAGAGGCCCGACATGGTCCGCTACAAGGACGAGCTGATCTGCATGGACTGCGCTAAGAAGGAATTGAAACGGGAGGTCTCGTATAAGGGCCGTATCACGAAGGCGGGCCTGGACCGGCTGGAGTCGCTGCTGGTAAAAACGAAGGACCTTGGCCGGATCATCGCGCTGCTGACCCCGTCCAACCTGCCCCCGGAGCTCACTCGCTTTGACATCATACCCGCGTCGCCGGACCGGGTGAAGGCCGTCAGGGTCGGCGACCTCGACCTGGAACCCCGGCTCAAGCAGGCCCTCAGCATGGACGAGCTCCTGCCCGTGCAGGCGAAGTCGGTGCAGGCGGGGCTGCTGAAGGGCGAGAGCCAGCTCGTCGTCTCGGCCACGGCCACGGGCAAGACCCTCATCGGCGAGATGGCGGGCGTGAACAACCTCCTGAGGGGAAAGGGCAAAATGCTCTTCCTTGTGCCCCTTGTGGCTCTCGCCAACCAGAAGTACGAGCAGTTCAAGAAACGCTACGGCCAGCTGGCGAAAGTGAGCATTCGCGTGGGCACGTCACGGATAGCCCTGAACAGCCTGAAGATGAACGTGAACCTGGGCTCGGACATCATCGTGGGCACGTACGAGGCGCTGGACTTCGTCCTGAGGAAGGGCGAGCGAGGCCCGGGAGTCGAGCCTTTGAAGAATATCGGCACCGTGGTCATCGACGAGGTGCACATGCTGGAGGACGAGGAGAGGGGCCACCGGCTTGACGGCATGATCGCCAGGCTGCGGGCCTGCGCCCCGGGCGCCCAGTTCATCTTCCTGTCGGCCACCATCGGCAACCCGAAGGAGATCGCTAAACACCTCCACGCCCGGCTCGTGGAGTACGAGCACCGCCCGGTGCCCCTGGAGAGACACCTCATCTTCGCGGGGGCCCACGAGAAGAACAGGCTCATCGAGGAGTACGCCACCCGCGAGTACTCGAAAACGTCTTCGAAGGGTTTCCACGGGCAGACCATCGTCTTCACGAACTCACGAAAAAAGTGCCACCAGATCAGCCAGTCCCTTCGCATCCAGTCCGCCCCGTACCACGCCGGGCTTACGTACGTACAGAGGAAGAGCGTGGAGGACAGGTTCGGTAAGGGCGAGCTGAAGGTGGTCGTGACCACGGCGGCGCTGGCCGCGGGCGTGGATTTCCCCGCCTCCCAGGTGATATTCGAGTCCCTGACCATGGGCCGGGAGTGGCTGTCCGTGAGCGAGTTCCAGCAGATGCAGGGCCGTGCCGGCAGGCCGGACTACCACGACCTTGGCAGGGTGGTCATCCTTGCGGACCCGGAGTTCGACCTCTCGGGCGAGACCGAGGAGGAGGTGGCCTTCCGCATCCTGGGCGGCGGCGCCGAGCACGTGAACGTCCTTTATGACGAGCCTGAGCAGATGGAGGAGTGCCTGGCCAACGCCTGCATCGCCTCCACGGAGGCCGACATACGCCGCACGAACGAGGCCACGCTGGGCATCTCCAGCGACACGAAGTACCTCATCGACAGGTGCGTGGATAAGGGCCTGATGATAAGAGAGAACGGCCGTGTGCGGAACACGCCCCTGGGCAGGGCCATCGCCACCCACTTCCTCAAGGTGGAGGACGCCTTTTTAATCCGTGACCGCGTGTACAAGAAGGCCCGGCCCCTTGACATCGCCGTGGAGCTAGAGCCCTTCGACGCCGCGTACTTCAGGAACGCCGAGAGGCTGTCCAGGATACTCGGGGTGAACGTGCCCTCCAGGGCCTTCAGCCCGGCGAGCCTGGACATCGTGTTCTCCGGCGAATCAATAGCCAAGATGGACCGGAGCCTCCAGGCCCAGTTCACGGACTTCGCCCGTGAGTTTCTGGACTGCGTCTGCGAGGACGCCCCGTTCTGCGGGTGCCCGGAGCGCAAGTTCAGCAAAAAGATCGTGGAATACCGGCTCCAGGGCAAGGACCCCCGGGGCATCTCCAGGGCCATTGCGGCCGACTACGACCTGAGCGCCTTCGACGGGGACATTTTAGGCTATCTGGACCGGCTGACCCGGAACCTGGACGCCATCGGGGAGATCGCCCGGATCCTCAACAAGCACGAAGCAGCCCGGGACGCGAAAGCCCTGGCCCAGCAGATCGAGGACGCAGAGTAG
- a CDS encoding winged helix-turn-helix transcriptional regulator, whose amino-acid sequence MVLEKKSEITRFQILVETAASQPQIKQSEIAASLGITPQAVSEYIKSLIEDGLITSSGRGRYKVTPLGVEAIISGAKELQDYSKYVLSNVVGQVSVWPAIAASDLKKGSDVRLFMDGGVLYAGTGADGAVGVAVGDAREGEDVGVKDLKGLISLNRESVRILKVPSVEGGGSRSCDIPRLKRELEGLVGAAGIEALAALHKAGVKPDVQFAAVEALAEAAVKGVRGTLVITADMAPQAIQKLEAAGVAYTVADAGLR is encoded by the coding sequence ATGGTGCTGGAGAAGAAGAGCGAGATCACGAGGTTCCAGATCTTAGTGGAGACCGCGGCCAGCCAGCCCCAGATCAAGCAGAGCGAGATCGCCGCATCGCTGGGCATCACGCCCCAGGCGGTGTCCGAGTACATCAAGAGCCTGATCGAGGACGGCTTAATTACTTCGAGCGGCCGGGGCCGTTACAAGGTCACGCCCCTGGGCGTGGAGGCCATCATCTCGGGCGCAAAAGAGCTCCAGGACTACTCGAAGTACGTGCTGAGCAACGTCGTGGGCCAGGTGAGCGTGTGGCCGGCCATCGCCGCCTCCGACTTAAAGAAAGGGTCCGATGTGAGGCTTTTCATGGATGGCGGCGTCCTGTACGCCGGCACCGGCGCCGACGGCGCCGTCGGTGTGGCGGTCGGCGATGCCCGGGAGGGCGAGGACGTCGGAGTGAAGGACCTCAAGGGGCTGATCTCGCTTAACAGGGAGAGCGTCCGCATCCTCAAGGTGCCCTCTGTCGAGGGCGGCGGCTCGAGGTCGTGCGATATCCCGCGGCTGAAGCGCGAGCTGGAGGGCCTGGTCGGCGCCGCGGGCATCGAGGCCCTGGCGGCGCTCCACAAGGCGGGCGTGAAGCCTGACGTGCAGTTCGCCGCCGTCGAGGCTCTCGCGGAGGCCGCCGTGAAGGGCGTGAGGGGCACGCTGGTAATTACGGCAGACATGGCGCCGCAGGCGATACAAAAGCTCGAGGCGGCCGGGGTCGCGTACACCGTCGCCGATGCCGGCCTTCGATAA
- a CDS encoding ArsR family transcriptional regulator, whose amino-acid sequence MEPTVKRTKIINDPADLVPLLQVFNSKLHSQVFNEISAGWKTEEELQEITGKDVSKSLDALKQGGLIESRWRMPEPGESPVLEYRTSYNEVRANFQCTMKELSELIMIAFSMDESLRQMAEKMEKEIEGGNASLVNLSRIFERSPTFLKGVAKRSHNIVVKGQRLEITRER is encoded by the coding sequence ATGGAGCCGACCGTAAAGAGGACCAAGATCATTAACGATCCAGCCGACCTGGTGCCGCTGCTGCAGGTATTCAACTCGAAGCTGCACTCCCAGGTGTTCAACGAGATATCAGCGGGCTGGAAGACGGAGGAGGAACTCCAGGAGATCACCGGCAAGGACGTCAGCAAGAGCCTGGACGCGCTGAAGCAGGGCGGCCTCATCGAGAGCCGGTGGAGGATGCCCGAGCCCGGCGAGTCCCCGGTGCTCGAGTACCGGACGTCGTACAACGAGGTCCGCGCCAACTTCCAGTGCACGATGAAGGAGCTGAGCGAGCTCATCATGATCGCGTTCTCCATGGACGAGAGCTTACGCCAGATGGCTGAGAAGATGGAGAAGGAGATCGAGGGCGGCAACGCCTCCCTGGTGAACCTTTCCAGGATCTTCGAGCGCAGCCCCACCTTTTTGAAGGGCGTGGCCAAGCGTTCCCATAACATCGTGGTCAAGGGCCAGCGGCTGGAGATCACCCGGGAACGATAG
- the hypF gene encoding carbamoyltransferase HypF, whose translation MRILARGIVQGVGFRPFVHNLAVAHSLSGHVKNLGTSVEVVAEGKDADVDAFVEGMRRGPKLSRIDSLDVSEEPYSGDYRDFRIEKSSASGFGGFIPPDTGICNNCLEDMRGESRFKDYWAASCVDCGPRYAIMDTLPYDRDNTTMTDFPFCEDCLRDYKDPKNRRYHAQGFSCPKCGPRLYLYGEDRKPLAPPVEETIRLLNEGRILAIKGVGGFHLCCKMDVTPLLRQRRNRPEQPFALMAPLPVIEKYAHVNEGERGLLDSMQRPIVLLRRKHGVPESVAPGLHTVGFMTPYTGFHHLLFKDIGEPLIMTSANLPSEPMVKDNEEAFRRLKGIADYYLLHDRRILNRCDDSVLRYNDGMFFTRMARGYAPAMFPMKKSSPKAILAMGPELNSSVSIYKDNLCYTSHHLGHINNPLALDFLRETVDRLLKMTKVTPEIVVTDMHPSFLSSRLGRELAQQFKADVVTVQHHRAHIGSLVVEGVELEDVVGVAMDGVGYGEDGTVWGGEIFHGGAHPAGLLPVPMPGGDLATKFPMRMVAGILYGSVDEGRLLRIMEANMGPTEAQVILKQVERKVNVAYSSSAGRVLDSVAALLGVCYRRTYEGEPAMKLESFAFPGDANKVDLPCDIIRMDGRNVVDSRSLLRAVVDAMDEGKNRHDIAASAQVSLARAFAEQACRAAKKSGAPVVGLSGGVAVNAAIGRTIEDYVKSEGLKFVTNHKLPCGDGGVSFGQAVLARDMISPTI comes from the coding sequence GTGAGAATTTTGGCCCGTGGCATTGTCCAGGGCGTGGGGTTCCGCCCCTTTGTTCACAATCTTGCCGTCGCTCATTCTTTGTCCGGCCATGTCAAGAACCTGGGCACGAGCGTCGAGGTCGTGGCCGAGGGGAAGGACGCCGATGTGGACGCCTTCGTGGAGGGCATGAGGCGCGGGCCAAAGCTGTCGAGGATCGACTCGCTTGACGTATCGGAGGAGCCGTATAGCGGAGACTACCGTGACTTTCGCATAGAGAAAAGCTCGGCGTCGGGCTTCGGGGGTTTCATCCCGCCCGACACCGGCATCTGTAATAATTGCCTGGAGGACATGCGGGGCGAGTCCCGGTTCAAGGACTACTGGGCGGCCTCGTGCGTGGACTGCGGCCCCCGGTACGCCATCATGGACACCCTGCCCTACGACAGGGACAACACCACGATGACGGACTTCCCCTTCTGCGAGGACTGCCTCCGGGACTATAAGGATCCGAAGAATAGGCGCTATCATGCACAGGGATTCTCCTGCCCGAAGTGCGGGCCCCGGCTATACTTATACGGAGAGGACCGCAAGCCCCTGGCGCCGCCGGTCGAGGAGACCATCCGGCTCCTGAACGAGGGCAGGATACTTGCCATCAAGGGCGTTGGCGGTTTCCATTTATGCTGCAAGATGGACGTGACCCCTCTGCTGAGGCAGCGCCGGAACCGGCCCGAGCAGCCCTTCGCCCTCATGGCGCCCCTTCCAGTCATAGAGAAGTACGCTCACGTCAACGAGGGCGAGCGGGGACTGCTGGATTCTATGCAGCGGCCCATCGTACTATTAAGACGGAAGCACGGCGTGCCCGAGTCGGTCGCCCCGGGCCTGCACACGGTGGGCTTCATGACCCCGTACACGGGCTTCCACCACTTACTCTTCAAGGATATCGGCGAGCCTCTGATCATGACTAGCGCCAACCTCCCGTCCGAGCCCATGGTCAAGGACAACGAGGAGGCCTTCCGGCGCCTCAAAGGTATCGCCGACTATTACCTGTTGCACGACCGCCGTATCCTGAACAGGTGCGACGACTCTGTGCTCCGCTATAACGACGGCATGTTCTTCACGCGCATGGCCCGGGGCTATGCACCCGCCATGTTCCCCATGAAAAAGAGCTCGCCGAAGGCGATCCTGGCCATGGGCCCCGAGCTGAACTCCTCCGTATCCATATACAAGGATAATCTCTGTTACACGTCCCACCACCTGGGCCACATCAATAACCCTCTGGCCCTGGACTTTTTACGCGAAACGGTGGACAGGCTGCTCAAGATGACCAAGGTGACCCCCGAGATCGTGGTCACCGACATGCACCCGTCCTTCCTCTCGTCCCGGCTGGGCAGGGAGCTGGCGCAGCAGTTCAAGGCCGACGTCGTCACGGTCCAGCATCACCGGGCCCACATCGGCTCCCTGGTCGTGGAGGGCGTGGAGCTCGAGGACGTCGTGGGCGTGGCCATGGACGGCGTGGGATACGGCGAGGACGGCACCGTGTGGGGCGGGGAGATATTCCACGGCGGAGCGCACCCCGCGGGATTATTGCCAGTGCCCATGCCCGGCGGGGACCTGGCCACGAAGTTCCCGATGCGCATGGTTGCGGGGATCCTATACGGCAGCGTCGACGAAGGCCGGCTTCTCAGGATCATGGAGGCGAACATGGGGCCGACCGAGGCGCAGGTCATCCTGAAGCAGGTCGAGCGCAAGGTCAACGTGGCCTACTCGTCCAGCGCGGGCCGGGTCCTGGACTCTGTGGCCGCCCTGCTGGGCGTGTGCTACAGGCGCACCTACGAGGGAGAGCCGGCCATGAAACTCGAAAGCTTCGCCTTCCCCGGTGATGCTAACAAGGTCGATCTGCCCTGCGACATCATAAGGATGGACGGCAGGAACGTGGTGGACTCCCGGAGCCTGCTGAGGGCCGTCGTGGACGCCATGGACGAGGGGAAGAACAGGCACGATATCGCGGCCTCGGCCCAGGTCTCGCTTGCCAGGGCCTTCGCCGAGCAGGCCTGCCGGGCGGCTAAAAAGAGCGGCGCCCCCGTCGTGGGGCTCAGCGGCGGAGTGGCGGTCAACGCGGCCATCGGCCGGACTATCGAAGATTACGTAAAAAGCGAGGGCCTAAAATTCGTCACGAACCATAAGTTGCCGTGCGGCGATGGCGGCGTGTCGTTCGGGCAGGCCGTGCTCGCCCGGGATATGATCTCGCCGACTATTTGA